From Myotis daubentonii chromosome 7, mMyoDau2.1, whole genome shotgun sequence, a single genomic window includes:
- the LOC132238353 gene encoding intestinal-type alkaline phosphatase-like → MPAHHPTGMQGAHVLLLLLLLLLGLRIQLSLGFIPAEEKDPAFWNHQAAQALDTAKKLQPIQTAAKNLILFLGDGMGVSTVTATRILKAQKNGKLGPETPLAMDKFPFVALAKTYNVDRQVPDSAGTATAYLCGVKTNFLIIGVSAAARYNQCNTTHGNEVISVMNRAKKAGKSVGVVTSTRVQHASPAGTYAHTVNRNWYSDADMPAQALKDGCRDIATQLITNMDIDVILGGGRKYMFPKGTPDPEYPGDASKRGVRLDMRDLVQEWQAKHEGARYVWNRTALIQASQDPSVSHLMGLFEPGDMNYEANRDTQQDPSLKEMTEAALRLLRRNPRGFYLFVEGGRIDHGHHESRAYYALTDAVAFDDAIDRASQLTSEKDTLTLVTADHSHVFTFGGYPLRGSSIFGLAPEKAKDGKAYTSILYGNGPGFAVSGGSRSDVRDNQSRDPNYRQQAAVPLSSETHAGEDVAVFARGPQAHLMHGVQEQSMVAHVMAFAACLEPYAACGLTPPAERAEPSAGPSAGPSLVLLTGALLLLLLLGTIKP, encoded by the exons ATGCCCGCCCACCATCCCACAGGCATGCAGGGAGCCcacgtgctgctgctgctgctgctgctgctgctgggcctcagGATACAGCTCTCCCTCGGATTCATCCCAG CTGAGGAGAAAGACCCAGCCTTCTGGAACCACCAGGCAGCCCAGGCTCTGGACACCGCCAAGAAGCTGCAGCCCATCCAAACAGCCGCCAAGAACCTCATTCTCTTCCTGGGGGACG GGATGGGGGTGTCCACGGTGACAGCAACTCGGATCCTAAAGGCGCAGAAGAATGGCAAGCTGGGACCTGAGACCCCCCTGGCCATGGACAAATTCCCATTCGTGGCTCTGGCCAAG ACATACAACGTGGACAGACAAGTGCCAGACAGTGCAGGCACGGCCACAGCCTACCTGTGTGGTGTCAAGACCAACTTCCTGATCATTGGTGTGAGTGCAGCAGCCCGGTACAACCAGTGCAACACAACCCATGGCAACGAGGTCATCTCCGTGATGAACCGGGCCAAGAAAGCAG GGAAGTCAGTGGGGGTGGTGACCTCAACGAGGGTGCAGCATGCCTCGCCAGCTGGCACCTACGCGCATACGGTGAACCGCAACTGGTACTCAGATGCAGACATGCCTGCCCAGGCGCTGAAGGACGGCTGTCGGGACATCGCCACGCAGCTCATCACCAACATGGACATTGAT GTGATCCTGGGTGGAGGCCGCAAGTACATGTTTCCCAAGGGGACCCCAGACCCTGAGTACCCTGGTGATGCCTCAAAGAGAGGAGTCAGGTTGGACATGCGGGACCTGGTCCAGGAGTGGCAGGCCAAGCACGAG GGTGCCCGGTATGTGTGGAACCGAACAGCGCTCATTCAGGCGTCCCAGGACCCCTCCGTATCACACCTCATGG GCCTCTTTGAGCCAGGGGACATGAACTATGAGGCCAACCGAGACACCCAGCAGGACCCAAGCCTGAAGGAGATGACAGAGGCCGCCTTGCGTCTGCTGCGCAGGAACCCCCGGGGCTTCTACCTGTTCGTGGAGG GCGGCCGCATTGACCATGGTCATCATGAAAGCAGAGCTTACTACGCACTGACAGATGCTGTCGCTTTTGATGACGCCATTGACAGGGCCAGCCAGCTCACAAGCGAGAAGGACACCCTGACCCTTGTCACTGCTGACCACTCTCACGTCTTCACTTTTGGTGGCTACCCTCTGCGTGGCAGCTCCATTTTCG ggctggctCCTGAGAAGGCGAAAGATGGCAAGGCCTACACCTCCATCCTTTATGGCAATGGCCCCGGCTTCGCAGTCAGCGGGGGCTCCCGGTCAGATGTCCGTGACAACCAGAGCA GGGACCCCAACTACAGGCAGCAGGCGGCCGTGCCCCTATCGTCGGAGACCCACGCTGGTGAGGACGTGGCGGTGTTCGCGCGTGGCCCGCAGGCGCACCTGATGCACGGTGTTCAGGAGCAGAGCATGGTGGCGCACGTCATGGCCTTCGCCGCCTGCCTGGAACCCTACGCCGCCTGCGGCCTGACCCCGCCTGCTGAGCGCGCGGAGCCCTCAGCAGGCCCCTCCGCTGGCCCTTCACTGGTTTTGCTGACTggggcgctgctgctgctgctgctgctggggaccATTAAGCCCTGa
- the ALPI gene encoding intestinal-type alkaline phosphatase, protein MPAHHPTGMQGAQVLLLLLLGLRIQLSLGFIPAEEEDPAFWNHQAAQALDTAKKLQPIQTAAKNLILFLGDGMGVPTVSAARILKAQKNGKLGPETPLAMDKFPFVALAKTYNVDRQVPDSAGTATAYLCGVKTNYRTIGVSAAARYNQCNTTHGNEVISVMNRAKKAGKSVGVVTSTRVQHASPSGTYAHTVNREWYSDADMPAQALKDGCRDIATQLITNMDIDVILGGGRKYMFPKGTPDPEYPGDASKRGVRLDMRDLVQEWQAKHEGARYVWNRTALIQASQDPSVSHLMGLFEPGDMNYEANRDTQQDPSLKEMTEAALRLLRRNPRGFYLFVEGGRIDQGHHAGRAYYALTDAVAFDDAIDRASQLTSEKDTLTLVTADHSHVFTFGGYTLRGSSIFGLAPEAASDGKTYTSILYGNGPGFALNGGSRPNVSDSQSGDPNYRQQAAVPLSSETHGGEDVAVFARGPQAHLMHGVQEQSVVAHVMAFAACLEPYTACGLEPPTSTSIPTDAAHPGLSTGPSLALVIGALWLILLGRVVP, encoded by the exons ATGCCGGCCCACCATCCCACAGGCATGCAGggagcccaggtgctgctgctgctgctgctgggcctcagGATACAGCTCTCCCTCGGATTCATCCCAG ctgaggaggaaGACCCAGCCTTCTGGAACCACCAGGCAGCCCAGGCTCTGGACACCGCCAAGAAGCTGCAGCCCATCCAAACAGCCGCCAAGAACCTCATTCTCTTCCTGGGGGACG GGATGGGGGTGCCCACAGTGTCAGCAGCTCGGATTCTAAAGGCGCAGAAGAATGGCAAGCTGGGACCTGAGACCCCCCTGGCCATGGACAAATTCCCATTCGTGGCTCTGGCCAAG ACATACAACGTGGACAGACAAGTGCCAGACAGTGCAGGCACGGCCACAGCCTACCTGTGTGGTGTCAAGACCAACTACCGGACCATTGGTGTGAGTGCAGCAGCCCGGTACAACCAGTGCAACACAACCCATGGCAATGAGGTCATCTCCGTGATGAACCGGGCCAAGAAAGCAG GGAAGTCAGTGGGGGTGGTGACCTCAACGAGGGTGCAGCATGCCTCGCCAAGCGGCACCTACGCGCACACGGTGAACCGCGAATGGTACTCGGATGCAGACATGCCTGCCCAGGCGCTGAAGGACGGCTGTCGGGACATCGCCACGCAGCTCATCACCAACATGGACATTGAT GTGATCCTGGGTGGAGGCCGCAAGTACATGTTTCCCAAGGGGACCCCAGACCCTGAGTACCCTGGTGATGCCTCAAAGAGAGGAGTCAGGTTGGACATGCGGGACCTGGTCCAGGAGTGGCAGGCCAAGCACGAG GGTGCCCGGTATGTGTGGAACCGAACAGCGCTCATTCAGGCGTCCCAGGACCCCTCCGTATCACACCTCATGG GCCTCTTTGAGCCAGGGGACATGAACTATGAGGCCAACCGAGACACCCAGCAGGACCCAAGCCTGAAGGAGATGACAGAGGCCGCCTTGCGTCTGCTGCGCAGGAACCCCCGGGGCTTCTACCTGTTCGTGGAGG GCGGCCGCATTGATCAAGGTCATCATGCGGGAAGAGCTTACTACGCACTGACAGATGCTGTCGCTTTTGATGACGCCATTGACAGGGCCAGCCAGCTCACAAGCGAGAAGGACACCCTGACCCTTGTCACTGCTGACCACTCTCACGTCTTCACTTTTGGTGGCTACACTCTGCGTGGCAGCTCCATTTTCG GGCTGGCTCCTGAGGCAGCCTCCGATGGTAAGACCTACACCTCCATCCTTTATGGCAATGGCCCCGGCTTCGCACTCAATGGGGGCTCCCGTCCCAACGTCAGTGACAGCCAGAGCG GTGACCCCAACTACAGGCAGCAGGCGGCCGTGCCCCTGTCATCTGAGACTCACGGTGGTGAGGACGTGGCGGTGTTCGCGCGTGGTCCCCAGGCGCACCTGATGCACGGTGTGCAGGAGCAGAGCGTGGTGGCGCATGTCATGGCCTTCGCCGCCTGCCTGGAGCCCTACACTGCCTGCGGCCTGGAGCCCCCCACCAGTACCAGCATCCCCACCGACGCTGCGCACCCAGGACTGTCCACAGGCCCCTCGCTGGCTTTGGTGATTGGGGCACTGTGGCTGATACTGCTGGGCAGAGTGGTGCCCTGA